A region of Beijerinckia sp. 28-YEA-48 DNA encodes the following proteins:
- a CDS encoding tripartite tricarboxylate transporter substrate-binding protein, with amino-acid sequence MARDRRSVGHFLRSSLTALAILSATTGLTKTAQALEWPTQPIRLIVGFIPGTSPDIIGRIVADKLGPRLGQRIVVESVPAGGGTVANAMVAKAPPNSHMLLMLTASHPGTVATRKSLPYDPVNDFAMVTKVVAYPMVLLTKPNSPIKSFDDLIVRAKAGPGTLSWGTNTVGSIHYLLAQLISNEAGISIVSVPYPGSPPSILDLLGGRIDAMFDTATSSFARIHEGELRALALSAPTRYRLAPDIPTMNETLPGVEAMSWLGFAMAPGTSPAIIDLVNSETRAVLAMPEIETQFSRLGVMPDPSSPDEMRNQIEQEIALWTRTVEQQQIEKR; translated from the coding sequence ATGGCACGCGATCGCCGTTCGGTAGGCCACTTTCTGCGCAGCTCTTTGACCGCACTGGCGATCCTTTCCGCCACCACCGGGCTCACTAAAACCGCGCAAGCCCTGGAATGGCCGACGCAGCCCATCCGTCTGATCGTCGGCTTTATCCCCGGGACAAGCCCCGACATCATCGGCCGGATCGTCGCCGACAAACTCGGGCCCCGCCTCGGCCAGCGCATCGTCGTCGAATCCGTGCCCGCAGGCGGCGGCACCGTTGCCAATGCCATGGTCGCCAAGGCGCCACCGAACAGCCACATGCTGCTGATGTTGACGGCGTCCCACCCCGGCACGGTCGCGACACGGAAGTCCCTGCCTTACGACCCCGTGAATGACTTCGCCATGGTCACTAAGGTCGTCGCCTATCCGATGGTGCTGTTGACCAAACCGAACTCGCCTATCAAATCCTTCGACGACCTCATCGTCCGCGCCAAAGCGGGACCCGGCACATTGTCCTGGGGCACGAACACTGTCGGCAGCATTCACTATCTGCTGGCGCAATTGATCAGCAACGAAGCCGGCATTTCGATCGTCTCTGTGCCCTATCCAGGCAGTCCGCCTTCGATCCTCGATCTGCTGGGTGGCCGTATCGATGCGATGTTCGATACCGCGACATCGTCTTTCGCGCGCATTCACGAAGGCGAGTTGCGCGCACTCGCGCTCTCCGCGCCAACGCGCTATCGCCTGGCGCCCGATATCCCGACCATGAACGAAACCCTGCCCGGCGTCGAAGCCATGTCCTGGCTCGGCTTCGCCATGGCACCGGGAACGTCGCCGGCGATCATTGATTTGGTCAATAGCGAGACGCGCGCCGTGCTCGCCATGCCGGAAATCGAAACGCAATTCAGCCGCCTCGGCGTCATGCCCGATCCCTCGAGCCCGGACGAAATGCGGAACCAGATCGAGCAAGAGATCGCCTTGTGGACCCGAACGGTCGAACAGCAGCAGATCGAGAAGCGATAG
- a CDS encoding AMP-binding protein, translating into MDWAKIRSNGTIGALIVDCIERYAERIVLIQDDRSITYRDLGAQIAKAIGLFKKLGLQPGDPVAQLSGNRPDVVAIIAAAYIYGLRSVTLHATAGIADHVHVLADCGPKLFIGEKYYAERVRNLQAQSPQIPHWYSHDADDSIPSFWHEAALCPTTRLEARTSSEDIIRLAYTGGTTGRAKGVMLSDRTLMTNTLSWLAGIPLPDGVRYLCPAPVSHGAGSLVFSTLARGGCAILLRGFNVETFVDAARKHQPELTWLVPTMIYDLIDKAKDRAGDLASIRALVYSAAPAAPARLREALDMLGPVLIQSYGQTEAPNTVLMLNQNDHVSGDIARLSSAGKPYPGVQVALLDDDGNPVADGQAGEICVRGSLVMSGYWQQPEQTAETLKGDWLHTGDVGYRDADGFYFIVDRKKDMIISGGFNVYPREIEDVLTQHPDVAAAAVYGIPDPKWGEAVTACVRLHAGATVSTTELIALVRQHKGPVHAPKSLAVVEEIPLTPLGKPDKRALRQAHHT; encoded by the coding sequence ATGGACTGGGCGAAGATCCGTAGTAATGGCACCATCGGCGCATTGATCGTCGACTGTATCGAGCGCTATGCCGAGCGCATCGTCCTCATCCAGGATGATCGATCGATCACCTATCGCGACCTTGGCGCTCAGATTGCCAAGGCCATCGGCCTATTCAAAAAACTCGGTCTGCAACCAGGAGACCCCGTGGCGCAACTTTCCGGCAACCGGCCGGACGTGGTCGCCATTATCGCCGCCGCTTATATCTATGGGCTGCGATCCGTGACCCTGCATGCCACAGCCGGCATCGCCGACCACGTGCATGTCCTCGCCGATTGCGGCCCAAAACTGTTCATCGGCGAGAAATACTACGCGGAACGTGTGCGCAATCTACAGGCGCAGAGCCCGCAGATCCCCCATTGGTATTCGCACGACGCTGACGATTCCATTCCCAGCTTCTGGCACGAGGCAGCCCTTTGCCCGACCACACGTTTGGAAGCGCGGACATCATCCGAGGATATCATACGCCTCGCCTATACGGGTGGCACGACCGGACGCGCCAAGGGTGTGATGCTGTCGGATCGCACCTTGATGACCAATACGTTGAGCTGGCTGGCCGGCATCCCGCTACCTGATGGCGTGCGCTATCTTTGCCCGGCTCCGGTGTCACACGGCGCCGGCTCGCTGGTCTTTTCGACGCTGGCACGGGGCGGCTGCGCCATTCTGCTGCGCGGCTTCAACGTCGAAACATTCGTCGACGCCGCGCGGAAGCATCAGCCGGAACTGACCTGGCTTGTGCCAACCATGATCTATGACCTCATCGACAAGGCCAAAGACCGCGCTGGCGACCTCGCCAGCATTCGTGCCCTCGTCTATAGCGCAGCGCCGGCCGCGCCCGCCCGCTTGCGCGAGGCCCTCGACATGCTCGGCCCCGTGCTGATCCAGTCCTACGGCCAGACAGAAGCGCCCAATACGGTGCTGATGCTGAACCAGAACGATCACGTCAGCGGCGACATCGCGCGTCTCAGCTCCGCCGGCAAACCCTATCCGGGTGTGCAGGTCGCGCTGCTTGATGATGACGGCAATCCCGTTGCCGATGGCCAGGCCGGCGAAATCTGCGTGCGCGGCTCCCTGGTGATGAGCGGCTATTGGCAACAACCGGAGCAGACAGCCGAAACCCTTAAAGGCGACTGGCTGCACACCGGCGATGTCGGCTACCGCGACGCCGACGGGTTCTACTTCATCGTCGACCGCAAGAAGGACATGATCATCTCCGGCGGCTTCAATGTTTACCCGCGTGAAATAGAAGATGTCTTGACCCAGCACCCCGATGTCGCCGCTGCGGCCGTCTACGGCATACCAGACCCAAAATGGGGCGAGGCCGTCACCGCCTGCGTGCGGCTGCATGCCGGCGCCACGGTTTCGACCACCGAACTGATCGCGCTTGTGCGCCAGCACAAGGGCCCGGTGCATGCGCCGAAGTCTCTGGCCGTGGTTGAGGAAATTCCACTCACGCCGCTTGGCAAGCCCGACAAACGCGCACTGCGACAAGCACATCACACATAG
- a CDS encoding thiolase family protein, which produces MSNVYIIGVGMTPLGKHLDKSVKQLTAMAVNAALTDAGARQDQIEAAWFSNTRQGVMEGQHGIRGQCALRAMGFEEIPIVNCDNACASSSTGVNQAFAAISAGLSEVALVVGTEKMNYPEKRELMFEAFLGGMDREIASDQIKQLLALSADLPGAPAPLANTGEHSIFMDSYAAMARHHMKLYGTSPQQIAAVAAKNHWVSQFNPLAQYRHPMTADEVLADRMVSWPLTRSMCAPISDGAGAIIMCAESALDRFDRKRAIRVLATQLASGRKRAPDDYENHVGRIAAKKAYEQAGVGPSDISVAEVHDATSFAEIRHVENLGLCAIGEGARCAERGETKLGGRIPVNTSGGLICKGHPIGATGAIQLHELVTQLRGEADKRQVPNARIAIAENGGGFYDGEEAVAAVTILSRS; this is translated from the coding sequence ATGAGCAATGTTTACATCATCGGCGTCGGCATGACGCCTCTCGGCAAGCATCTCGACAAATCGGTCAAACAATTGACTGCCATGGCGGTGAACGCCGCCCTCACTGACGCCGGCGCCCGGCAAGACCAGATTGAAGCAGCATGGTTTTCCAACACGCGGCAAGGGGTGATGGAGGGACAACATGGCATTCGCGGCCAATGCGCCCTGCGTGCCATGGGTTTTGAGGAAATCCCGATCGTCAATTGCGACAATGCCTGCGCCAGCTCTTCCACCGGCGTCAATCAGGCATTCGCCGCCATCAGCGCCGGCCTGAGCGAGGTTGCCCTCGTCGTCGGTACCGAGAAGATGAACTATCCGGAAAAGCGCGAGCTGATGTTCGAAGCCTTCCTCGGCGGTATGGACCGCGAGATCGCCAGCGATCAGATCAAACAACTCCTGGCGCTCTCGGCGGACCTCCCAGGTGCACCGGCACCGCTGGCCAATACGGGCGAGCACAGCATCTTTATGGATAGCTACGCCGCCATGGCGCGCCATCACATGAAGCTCTACGGCACCAGCCCACAACAGATCGCAGCGGTGGCCGCCAAGAACCACTGGGTCTCGCAGTTCAATCCACTGGCGCAATATCGCCATCCAATGACAGCCGACGAAGTGCTCGCCGACCGGATGGTGAGCTGGCCGCTGACCCGCTCCATGTGCGCACCGATTTCCGACGGCGCGGGCGCCATCATCATGTGCGCCGAAAGCGCCCTCGACCGTTTCGATCGCAAGCGCGCCATCCGCGTTCTAGCGACGCAGCTTGCCAGCGGCCGCAAGCGCGCACCTGACGATTACGAAAATCACGTCGGCCGCATCGCCGCCAAGAAAGCCTATGAACAGGCCGGTGTCGGCCCGTCCGACATCTCGGTCGCGGAGGTACACGATGCCACGTCCTTCGCCGAAATCCGCCATGTCGAGAATCTGGGCCTGTGCGCGATTGGCGAAGGCGCCAGGTGCGCCGAGCGCGGCGAAACCAAGCTTGGTGGGCGCATCCCCGTCAACACCTCCGGCGGCCTGATCTGCAAGGGCCACCCGATCGGCGCGACCGGCGCCATCCAGCTGCATGAACTGGTGACGCAATTGCGCGGCGAAGCGGACAAACGCCAAGTGCCCAATGCCCGCATCGCCATTGCCGAAAACGGCGGCGGTTTCTACGATGGCGAGGAAGCGGTCGCCGCTGTCACCATCCTGAGCCGGTCGTGA
- a CDS encoding TRAP transporter large permease produces MSPLAIGALGLAALLVLMLLQIPIGIAMIVVGVAGFALQAGWAPALTFLSSEPSGLLSSLDLASVPLFLLMGTFATAAGFSADVYNAAAALVGHRRGGLAYATIGGCATFGAVCGSSTATAATFAKAALPEMIRRGYAPGFSAATIAAGGTLKSLIPPSIVMILYCIAAKAFIFDLFVASLVPALLAIALNVATITLIVRLQPKIAPVSAKMPWSERWPLIRRAAPVGLLMLIIFCGLYSGIFTVNEAASVAAVLSLAFALMRNRLSLDSIWLGMRECASATAMIYTIIIGASIFSYFISLARVPEALIEMINAAQMPGIAIILSLLVVYLILGSVFDEIAAMLITLPFVLPVIDKLGYDVIWWGVINVVVIELGMIIPPIGIIVFILHGMAPQISLSTIYRGVAPFIAADLLLLLLLTLFPAIALWLPKLLQG; encoded by the coding sequence TTGAGTCCGCTCGCCATCGGCGCTTTGGGGCTCGCCGCGCTGCTCGTATTGATGCTGCTGCAAATCCCCATCGGCATCGCTATGATCGTGGTCGGCGTTGCCGGCTTCGCGCTACAGGCTGGCTGGGCGCCGGCGCTGACTTTTCTCTCCAGCGAACCATCCGGCCTACTGTCGAGCCTCGATCTCGCTTCGGTGCCGCTATTTCTATTGATGGGCACCTTCGCCACCGCGGCTGGCTTCTCGGCCGATGTCTATAATGCGGCGGCAGCGCTCGTCGGCCATCGGCGCGGCGGCCTCGCCTATGCAACCATAGGTGGCTGCGCCACCTTCGGCGCCGTCTGCGGCTCATCAACCGCGACAGCGGCGACCTTCGCCAAAGCCGCCCTGCCCGAAATGATCCGGCGCGGCTACGCGCCAGGCTTTTCCGCCGCCACCATCGCGGCCGGCGGAACGTTGAAATCACTGATCCCGCCGTCGATCGTGATGATCCTCTATTGCATCGCCGCGAAAGCCTTCATCTTCGATCTTTTTGTCGCATCCCTCGTGCCGGCGCTGCTCGCCATCGCCCTGAACGTCGCCACCATCACGCTGATTGTGCGGTTGCAACCAAAGATCGCGCCGGTCTCCGCCAAAATGCCGTGGTCGGAACGTTGGCCGCTGATCCGCCGCGCAGCCCCTGTCGGCCTGCTGATGCTCATCATCTTCTGCGGGCTCTATAGCGGCATCTTCACGGTCAACGAGGCAGCCTCCGTCGCGGCGGTGCTGTCGCTCGCCTTCGCCCTCATGCGCAACCGCTTGAGCCTCGACTCCATATGGCTCGGCATGCGCGAATGCGCCAGCGCCACGGCGATGATCTATACGATCATCATCGGCGCCTCGATCTTCTCCTATTTCATTTCCCTGGCCCGCGTGCCCGAAGCTTTGATCGAGATGATCAATGCCGCGCAAATGCCCGGCATCGCCATCATCCTGTCGCTGCTGGTGGTCTATCTCATCCTCGGCTCGGTCTTCGACGAGATTGCCGCCATGCTCATCACTCTGCCCTTCGTCCTGCCGGTGATCGACAAGCTCGGCTATGACGTGATCTGGTGGGGCGTGATCAATGTGGTGGTGATCGAACTGGGGATGATCATCCCGCCGATCGGCATCATTGTCTTCATCCTGCACGGCATGGCGCCGCAGATTTCGCTCTCGACCATCTATCGTGGCGTCGCACCGTTCATTGCCGCGGATCTTCTGTTGCTGCTGCTTCTAACGCTCTTTCCGGCAATCGCTCTGTGGTTGCCAAAGCTCCTGCAAGGTTAG
- a CDS encoding TRAP transporter small permease subunit, which yields MFDRIEQFGLRITRMISIAGLTALMFLAVMTLADGLLRWLANAPIDGVRDMGGLAVAIGVAACLPVGLMERSNITLHFLNSLGAPVIGRILDAFAALVTGVVYIALAWQFTSFAGKMAQAHETTWVLKIPVAPFWYVVAAILWLSVCVQAIVIVLEVYHIGTPRKDNHTDSTEAVL from the coding sequence TTGTTCGACCGTATCGAGCAGTTTGGTCTGCGTATCACGCGGATGATTTCGATTGCCGGCCTGACCGCGTTGATGTTCCTCGCGGTCATGACGCTGGCGGATGGCCTGCTGCGCTGGCTGGCCAATGCACCGATCGACGGTGTGCGCGACATGGGCGGCCTGGCGGTGGCCATCGGTGTCGCCGCCTGCCTGCCCGTCGGACTGATGGAGCGCAGTAATATCACGCTGCACTTCCTCAACTCGCTCGGCGCGCCTGTGATCGGCCGGATTCTCGACGCCTTTGCCGCTCTGGTCACCGGCGTCGTCTATATCGCGCTCGCCTGGCAGTTCACGTCCTTCGCCGGCAAAATGGCGCAGGCGCATGAGACGACCTGGGTGCTGAAAATCCCCGTGGCGCCGTTCTGGTATGTGGTCGCAGCCATCCTATGGCTCTCGGTTTGCGTCCAAGCGATCGTTATTGTCCTCGAGGTCTACCACATCGGCACACCCCGCAAGGACAATCACACCGATTCCACCGAGGCCGTGCTTTGA
- a CDS encoding TRAP transporter substrate-binding protein: protein MHITRRALKALIPACAGLIAMTAFAEAQTVRLRFAIFSPDTEQTYLTVFKPFAEAVNKENAGVEIELFPNGALGRNPAQQAQMVLDGVADIAWVVASYTPGRFQENEVFELPGLFRDLKESTIVMNRLINSGQIKGYDQFFPIGVFGTAPYSIHTREPIRTLADIKGKKIRAAGAIESETVKALGAVPIGMTTVEIPEAISRRTIDGTTSHPSPLFDFGIARVTNAHYFIRLGVVPLAILLNRAKFDSLPKAAQDVIRKYSGDWTAERFNDGITAYNDLLMKRLADDPKRTVVIPPQAELDQAQPIFNTVIDAWVAKQPRNKELLDLVRKETAAYRAGK from the coding sequence ATGCACATCACGCGACGTGCGCTGAAGGCGCTTATTCCAGCTTGCGCCGGCTTGATCGCCATGACCGCATTTGCCGAAGCGCAAACGGTCAGACTCCGTTTCGCAATCTTCTCCCCCGACACCGAGCAGACCTATCTCACGGTCTTCAAACCTTTCGCCGAAGCGGTGAACAAGGAAAACGCCGGCGTCGAAATCGAGCTCTTTCCCAATGGCGCCTTGGGCCGCAATCCAGCGCAGCAAGCGCAGATGGTGCTCGATGGTGTCGCCGACATCGCCTGGGTCGTTGCCTCCTACACACCAGGGCGCTTTCAAGAGAACGAAGTTTTCGAACTGCCCGGCCTGTTCCGCGATTTGAAAGAGTCGACGATCGTCATGAACCGGCTGATCAACTCAGGCCAGATCAAGGGCTATGATCAGTTCTTCCCGATCGGCGTATTCGGCACCGCGCCCTATTCGATCCATACCCGTGAGCCGATCCGCACCCTCGCCGACATCAAGGGCAAGAAAATCCGCGCCGCTGGCGCCATCGAGAGCGAGACCGTCAAGGCACTTGGCGCCGTGCCCATCGGCATGACCACGGTCGAGATCCCGGAAGCCATCAGCCGCCGCACCATCGACGGCACCACGTCTCATCCCTCGCCGCTCTTCGACTTCGGCATCGCCCGCGTCACCAACGCGCATTATTTCATCCGCCTCGGCGTCGTGCCGCTGGCGATCCTGCTCAACCGCGCCAAATTCGACAGCCTGCCGAAAGCGGCCCAGGACGTCATCCGCAAATACAGCGGCGACTGGACGGCGGAGCGCTTCAACGATGGCATTACCGCCTATAACGACCTGCTGATGAAGCGTTTGGCCGACGACCCCAAGCGCACGGTGGTCATCCCGCCGCAAGCAGAACTCGATCAAGCGCAACCCATCTTCAACACAGTGATCGACGCCTGGGTGGCCAAACAGCCGCGCAATAAGGAATTGCTCGACCTCGTCCGCAAGGAAACAGCCGCCTATCGCGCCGGCAAATAG
- a CDS encoding IclR family transcriptional regulator, which yields MSRTFALLDLFTPARMVWSAEAMIDHCGYSRPTGYRYIRELVETGLLVRFGDGFYSLGPRVVELDLLIRQADPLLSAGLPIIRDIVARTGVDINLIRRYDERIVTIHQESGGDHLLISFGRGRQLPALRGAGSKVIIAHLPRGRLKRIYDSDPELAAQVGYGENWLEFRNTMSAIRRTGFALSYGELDDGLAGVAAPIFGIDGVVIGSIVAALTQQRLALIQIDKLTDTIKTGAARISEEVAIISDPARHIGEKMGAEI from the coding sequence TTGTCGCGCACCTTTGCCTTGCTGGATTTGTTCACGCCTGCGCGCATGGTGTGGAGCGCCGAAGCGATGATCGACCATTGCGGTTATTCGCGCCCGACAGGCTATCGCTACATTCGCGAACTGGTCGAGACCGGGCTGCTTGTGCGTTTCGGCGACGGCTTTTATTCGCTCGGGCCACGAGTGGTCGAACTTGATCTGCTGATCCGTCAGGCCGATCCGCTGTTGTCGGCGGGCTTGCCGATCATTCGCGACATCGTCGCGCGCACGGGCGTCGATATCAATCTGATCCGCCGCTATGACGAGCGTATCGTGACGATCCATCAGGAAAGCGGGGGCGATCATCTGCTGATTTCCTTCGGGCGCGGGCGGCAGTTGCCGGCGCTGCGCGGAGCGGGATCCAAGGTCATCATCGCGCATCTGCCCCGGGGCCGTTTGAAGCGCATCTATGACAGCGATCCGGAACTGGCGGCCCAGGTCGGCTATGGCGAGAACTGGCTGGAATTCCGCAACACGATGAGCGCCATCAGGCGGACCGGATTTGCCTTGTCCTATGGTGAGCTTGATGACGGTCTTGCCGGTGTTGCAGCGCCGATCTTTGGTATCGATGGGGTGGTTATCGGCTCTATCGTCGCGGCTTTGACGCAGCAGCGCCTGGCGCTGATCCAGATCGACAAGCTGACCGATACGATCAAGACGGGTGCGGCGCGCATCAGCGAGGAAGTCGCCATTATCAGCGATCCGGCGCGGCACATTGGGGAAAAGATGGGGGCGGAGATTTGA
- a CDS encoding bifunctional 3-(3-hydroxy-phenyl)propionate/3-hydroxycinnamic acid hydroxylase, which translates to MNAPEASTPSMVDVALVGYGPTGVALANMLGLYGLSVAIFEREAEPAHLPRAVHFDGEVMRIFQSMGVADALAPHVHISKGIKYFNTEGQLLLERKPAHEIGLHGWANNFLFHQPDLERILRAGVARFPSVRAYLNHDVLQVVDRETHVELRTQETVSGTTSTHLARWVVGCDGGRSMVRQAIGPDFEDFGLHQLWLVVDVLLSRDINLPDATVQFCDPARPITCVRGTGRRRRWEIMVMPGDDPQTIDRSENVWQLLSRWVTPQDGELVRRALYTFHSLIAEKWRGNRLLIAGDSAHQTPPFLGQGLCAGIRDAANLGWKLARVVNGASEGLLDSYQSERHAHVRAYIQEAVRLGSIIQTTDPQVAAARDKALLETGPEEMVNLSPPLGPGLHQGKGVAGTILAQPRLSDGRLIDDVAGKNFALVGEAAIPPHLFKSVEDICAAVGMVSIADAALAPWLAQAGARWIVLRPDRYVFGTANSPDELDELVRSLPAALEARTLQHVLN; encoded by the coding sequence TTGAACGCGCCAGAGGCCTCCACTCCATCCATGGTCGATGTCGCGCTTGTCGGCTACGGGCCGACGGGTGTTGCGCTGGCCAATATGCTGGGTCTCTACGGGCTGTCCGTCGCGATATTCGAACGCGAGGCGGAGCCGGCCCATCTGCCGCGTGCGGTCCACTTCGATGGCGAAGTGATGCGGATATTTCAGTCGATGGGGGTGGCCGACGCCTTGGCGCCCCATGTTCACATTTCGAAAGGCATCAAATATTTCAACACCGAGGGGCAGTTGCTCCTGGAGCGCAAGCCAGCGCATGAGATCGGCCTGCATGGTTGGGCCAACAATTTTCTTTTCCATCAGCCGGATCTGGAGCGCATTCTGCGCGCGGGCGTTGCTCGTTTTCCTTCTGTTCGCGCCTATCTCAATCACGATGTCTTGCAGGTCGTCGACAGGGAAACCCATGTCGAGTTGCGGACGCAAGAGACGGTCAGCGGGACGACGTCCACTCACTTGGCCCGTTGGGTGGTCGGTTGCGACGGCGGCCGGTCGATGGTCCGGCAAGCGATTGGCCCTGACTTCGAGGATTTCGGCCTGCATCAGCTCTGGCTGGTCGTCGATGTTCTGTTGTCGAGAGATATCAACTTACCCGATGCGACGGTGCAGTTCTGCGATCCGGCGCGACCGATTACCTGCGTGCGGGGCACGGGGCGTCGGCGCCGATGGGAGATCATGGTCATGCCCGGTGACGATCCGCAGACGATCGATCGTTCGGAAAATGTGTGGCAACTGCTGTCGCGTTGGGTCACGCCTCAGGATGGCGAGCTGGTGCGTCGGGCACTCTACACTTTTCATTCCCTGATCGCCGAGAAATGGCGCGGCAACCGCTTGTTGATTGCCGGCGATAGCGCTCATCAGACGCCGCCGTTCCTGGGCCAGGGATTGTGCGCGGGCATTCGCGATGCAGCGAATCTCGGCTGGAAACTGGCGCGTGTGGTGAATGGCGCCTCCGAAGGCTTACTCGACAGCTATCAAAGCGAGCGCCACGCCCATGTCCGCGCCTACATTCAGGAGGCGGTGCGGCTCGGTTCCATCATTCAGACGACCGATCCGCAGGTTGCCGCTGCCCGTGACAAGGCGCTGCTCGAAACCGGACCAGAAGAAATGGTCAACCTCTCACCACCGCTCGGGCCAGGCCTGCATCAGGGCAAAGGTGTTGCCGGCACAATCTTGGCGCAGCCACGGTTGAGCGATGGCAGACTGATCGACGATGTCGCTGGAAAAAATTTCGCGTTGGTCGGTGAGGCAGCGATCCCGCCGCATCTGTTCAAATCCGTTGAAGACATTTGCGCGGCTGTCGGCATGGTGTCTATCGCCGATGCTGCGCTCGCCCCATGGCTTGCGCAGGCCGGAGCGCGTTGGATCGTCCTGCGGCCGGATCGATATGTTTTTGGAACGGCCAACAGTCCTGACGAACTGGATGAGCTTGTCAGGTCGCTGCCGGCGGCCCTTGAAGCACGGACGTTGCAGCACGTCTTGAACTAA
- a CDS encoding phytanoyl-CoA dioxygenase family protein — MNRKPLNDISESDIKKFNEDGVICLRGMFDQDWIERMNTAINRTMDASHPDARQREVTKALGGDKGRFHINSFVWRWDDDFRAFALDSPCPQIAARLMGLDKVSLFYDQVFVKEPETAEKTDWHHDLPFWPLRGANILSVWVALTSVNSENSALEYIAGSHKWGKFYRAAIPDNDPHFKSDFEECPDFSKERSDGKHRFLSWEMQAGDCLVHHPLTVHGAEGNFSPSRRRAAISVRYMGGDAVWDPRPATMRIPGDPQYPAGQFPDIPDVFPQAWQAR, encoded by the coding sequence ATGAACCGTAAGCCACTCAACGACATTAGCGAAAGTGATATCAAGAAATTCAACGAAGACGGCGTTATCTGTCTTCGTGGCATGTTCGATCAGGATTGGATCGAACGCATGAATACGGCGATCAACCGGACGATGGATGCGAGCCATCCCGATGCCCGGCAGCGCGAAGTCACCAAAGCCCTGGGAGGGGACAAGGGACGTTTTCACATCAATTCTTTCGTCTGGCGCTGGGACGATGATTTCCGCGCCTTCGCGCTGGACTCGCCGTGTCCGCAGATCGCGGCTCGGCTGATGGGCCTCGACAAGGTGTCGCTGTTCTACGATCAGGTTTTCGTCAAGGAACCGGAGACGGCGGAGAAGACGGACTGGCACCACGATCTGCCGTTCTGGCCTCTGCGGGGCGCCAATATCCTATCGGTCTGGGTGGCGCTGACCTCGGTCAACAGCGAGAATAGCGCGCTTGAATATATTGCGGGCTCCCATAAATGGGGCAAATTCTATCGCGCCGCGATCCCCGACAACGATCCGCATTTCAAAAGCGACTTTGAGGAATGCCCGGATTTCAGCAAGGAACGAAGCGATGGCAAACACCGCTTTCTGAGCTGGGAAATGCAGGCCGGTGATTGCCTCGTACATCATCCGCTGACCGTGCATGGCGCCGAGGGCAATTTCTCGCCAAGTCGGCGACGGGCGGCGATCTCCGTGCGCTATATGGGCGGCGATGCCGTGTGGGATCCGCGCCCGGCAACGATGCGTATCCCTGGCGATCCGCAATATCCGGCAGGGCAATTTCCTGACATCCCGGACGTGTTTCCGCAGGCCTGGCAGGCTCGCTAG